GATGACCTTGTGAGCCACAACGGCGGCGGAGCAGGCACGCCGCTCAATGATCCGGTTACATTAAGTGCGACAATCCAAGATCTACATGAAAACCGGGGCAAGCTGGTACAGCTGATCAGGGCTGCTGCTGCAGATGGACCCCGGTTCGACGAACAAACCCTTTATGCCCACAGAGCGGGCCTTATTCGAGAGTATGCGTGATGACATGGGGTCGACTACTCGCGATTTTGGGCTGCGGCCTGTTTCTAACCATCGCCCTTGCCGTTTCGGTCGTCTTTCTGTCCAGTGGACCGGCGTTGACGACAACCGGCTTTCCATCCCTGCCTCAAGACGGTGAGACACCTGCCGTGCAAAAGATCTTCATTTCCGGTCACAGCCTGACCGATCGTCCAATGCCGGAAATGCTGGCGGCGATCGCCGAAGATACAGGGCAACCAATCTTTTGGAACATGCAGCATATTGGCGGTTCTTCAATCAAACAGCGGAGCTACGGTGCAGGCGACCAATCACCTTGGTCCGGATACGGTGGCGGTACGGATAGGGAGGGAGCTCCGATCGATGTTCAAGACGAGCTTGCTGCCAGCGCTTCGGAGGATACCCGGCTGTATGATGTGTTGCTGATAACCGAGCAGCATCGTCTACTGGATTCACTCTTGTGGCAAGACACTCCTCGGTTTCTCCGTGCGTATCAGGATGTGTTTCACGCGCACAATCCCGACGGACAGAGTTATTTCTACGCGCCCTGGCTGGATGTTGCGAACCTTGAGGATCCATCTTCATGGATCGCTTATGAACGCGATGCCTGGCCGGTCTGGCAATGTGCTGTGGCGGGTGTGAACGCTGGCCTCGCAGAGGACGGCCGGGAGGACCGGATCATGCTTGTCCCGGCTTCGCTGGCATTGGCCGACTTGGTTGAGCATCTGGTCTCAACACCCGGTGGACTACCGGGTTTCAAGGACATGACAGCTGCGGAAATCCTTGCTGCATTGTTCAGCGACAGTGTCCACCTGACACCGCTGGGCAATTCCTACATGGCCGCCATAGTTTATGCCACGCTGACGGGAAACCCTTTTCCCGCGACTGTATTTGCAAACTTTTCAGGCGCGCAGGTTGCGACGCTTCAAAACATCGCAAATGAATTCATGGAAACTTACCGGCGCGAGATGTCAACGTTTGGCGACGGGTGCGCTGCAAAGGTCGCCCCCTCCTTTAAGATCGCTTACCCTGCCTACACGGAACAACTGTCCCGCAATCACGGCACTGGTTTTTTGAGCGCTCGGCTCCAGCGCCTGAAGGAAACACTGAGTTATTTGAGGAAGCTCTAGACCGAGCCTATGCAAGTAAGGAAGTGTCAGTCCGCAATGACTGCTTGCCGCTGGGAGCCGAGGCCCTCGATGCCGAGCTCCACAACGTCTCCTGCCATTAGATAGCGCGGCGGCTTCATGCCCATGCCGACACCCGGAGGGGTCCCTGTGGAAATGATGTCGCCCGGATGCAGCGACATGAACCGGCTGAGATAGGAGACGAGATACGCCACAGAATAGACCATTGTGCGGGTGGAGCCGTCCTGAAGCTTTTCGCCATTTACTGTCAGCCACATGTTCAAATCTTGCGGGTCAGCGACCTCGTCACGGGTGACCAGCCATGGCCCGACCGGACCAAAACTGTCGCAGGACTTGCCTTTGGTCCACTGGCCTGACCGCTCAATCTGATAGCTGCGTTCCGAGATATCATTGGCCACCGCATATCCGGCCACATGGTCCATGGCGTCCGCATCATTGACGTATTTCGCGGTCTTGCCGATCACGACAGCCAGTTCAGCTTCCCAGTCCGTCTTTTCGCTGCCGCGCGGCAATAAAGTGGGATCGTTCGGACCACAGATCGCACTGGTTGCCTTCATGAAAATGATCGGTTCCGGCGGCACATCCATGCCGGCCTCTTCCGCGTGGTCTGCGTAATTCAGACCGATACAGATGAACTTGCCTGTTCCGGCAACACAGGGGCCAAGTCGCGTTCCAGGCGTGACTTCCGGAAGCTTTTCAACGTCAATGCCGCGAAGGGCCGAAAGACCGGCATCTGACAAAACCGCACCCGCGATATCCGGAACAATGCCCGTGAGATCGCGGATCTTGCCGTCCTTGTCCAGAAGGCCCGGTTTTTCGGCGCCTGGGGCCCCATGCCGCAACAACTTCATTCCTGTATCTCCCGTCACCCAACAGCCTATTTGGTTTTACCCAAGTGATTGCATGTTCAAACGCAGCCGAAAAGTGTAGTTGTGCCAAAAAGGACCTGCATCCGGCACACAAAAAAGGCTCCAGGTTCCCCTGAAGCCTCGTTGAGTTTAAGCGCATTAGGAACTCAAGCGCCAGGAACCTTCATCGCGGAAAAGTCGATCATGATGTTCTCCTGATAGGCTTTCCGCTCACACAGCCGATCATAGTAGGCTTTCAGTTGCGGGAGATCCGCACGATCGAAATCCAGCTCGTAGTACCGGTACAAAAGGCCGCCAACCTGGTAGTCGACGAGATTAAGTGCGTCACCGCCGAAAAACGGACCTTTGATGTTTGCCTCGAAGATAGCCATCGCCTGCTTCAGAGCAGCTTCTGCCTGGGCGACCGCTGCTCCGTTGCGGTCTTCCGCAGTCACCCGGACCATCTGGATAAAGATCGTTGGGATCAACGGCACATAGATGTGCTGACGGGACATGTCGGCCCATTTTTCGATCTGCGCGGCCGCCATCGGGTCACTCGGATGTCCGCCAAAGCGTCTCATCAGATAACGCAGGATGGTGACGGCTTCCGAAATCGCCTGACCATCTTCTTCCAGAACCGGCACAAGACCCAACGGGTTCATGCCCAAGAACTCTGGGGTGTCCGTGCCGCCAAACGGGCCCCCGACATCAAGGCGTTCGTAGTCGACACCCAGCTCGTCCAGGCACCAGATCACGGGCTGCACATTGGCCGAGGTCTTGCGGCCATGGATCTTGATCATTTTCAACTGTCTCCCAAACTGGATGTCGCTTTTTGTTGCGGCTGGATAATGCCCGGTCATGCGCGTTGAGCCAATGGCTTCAAAATTCGAATTGCAGCACAATTCGTCCTGCATGGCCGCCGCCGGACCCCACAATGTCCCAGCGGCTACCGCAACTATCGTTTCGGGATGATGTTGTGCTCCGGACCAAACGGGAAGCCAGTGATGTTCTCCGCACCATCTTCCGTTACGATCAGGATGTCATGTTCGCGATATCCGCCCGCACCCGGCTCTCCTTCCGGGATCATGATCATCGGCTCCATGGAAACAACCATGCCCGGTTCCAGGACGGTATCGACATCTTCCCGCAACTCAACCGAAGCCTCACGGCCATAGTAGTGGCTCAACACCCCGAATGAGTGGCCATATCCAAAACTGCGATATTTCAGAAGATCGTGGCTTCGGTAGATGTCGTTCAGCTCCGCCGCGATGTCACGGCAGCGCGCACCCGGCTTGATGAGCCTCAGGCCTTCACGGTGGACGTGACAGTTCACTTCCCAAAGCTTCAAATGGTCATCGGAAGCATGCTCGCAGAACAGAGTACGCTCCAACGCCGCGTAGTAGCCAAAAATCATAGGGAAACAGTTCAGGCTCAAGATGTCGCCGGCTTCCACCACCTTGTTGGTCACCGGGTTATGTGCGCCGTCCGTGTTGATACCGGACTGGAACCAGGTCCACGTATCCATCAGCTCGACAAACGGGAAGGATTTTGCGATTTCGCGGATCATGGCATTGGTGGATGCGATCGCGACTTCGTGCTCGGTAACGCCCGCTTGAACGGCATCAACGAGCGCCGCCCCGCCGACGTCGCAGATGCGGGCGCCCTCACGGATCAAGACATGCTCTTCCGCGCTTTTAATGGTCCGCTGGCTCATGGCATCCGCTGCAATGTCGACCAGCTCGACCCCAGGTAGTGCTGCCTCAAGCTGCTTCAATAGATCGAGAGAGACGTGATCGAACTCGATGCCGACACGCCGCACAGAGGCATTGGGCAAGCCGAGCAACGACTGGATGGCGTGGAAATAATTGTCCCGGCGCCAGTCTGTGTAAATCACGGTGTCACCATGGGTCCGGCGCCACGGCTGGCCTCCGTCGATCCCGGCGGCAATCGTGGTTGCCTTGTCCTGAGTGACCAGGAGCCCGTATTTCCGGCCGAAGTAGCAATACAGGAAGCCCGAATAATAGCAGATGTTGTGATACGAGGTGAACAGACAGGCGTCGATTTCCCGGTCTTCCATCAAGGTCCTGAGCTGAGCCTGCCGGCGGTCCATCTCCTGCGGCGAAAATGGCGAGAATGCCTTTTCGCCATTGTTCATTTCATAAATCCGGATCATGTCGTCGTTCATAGCGTCCTCCTGTGCGTCACCACCAAAAAGAGCCCTTCAAAAAAGAAAACGGGCCGGCTTCTGAAAAGAAGCCGGCCCGCCAGGCCCAAACCCAAATTGTCTTGCTGCCGGGACGGGTGTCCGTCCACCCGGTGACTGGCGTTCCGCCACCGGTCTTTTGGAAACAGCTCGGTTATTTCCTACTGCGCAAGCGTGCGCATGGCATGTTCAAAACCGTCACGTCCTGCGCAAATCCGGACAGATGGCGCAAGGTCTCTTATCCCGGTGTTAGGCCTCTCAGGCGTTCCGACCGGCGCCGCAACAGTTCCAGCACTGTTAGAAGCGCAATCGAAATCGCCACCATGAGCGAGGCGACCGCCAAAATCGTCGGTGAGATCTGTTCGCGTAGACCGGTGAACATTTGCCATGGCAGTGTCTTCTGGCCAGCTGATCCCAAGAACAGAACAACAACCACTTCGTCAAAGGACGTGATGAAAGCGAACAATGCGCCGGAAACAACACCTGGAACGATCAACGGCATCTGCACCTTGAAGAAGGTGGTAACCGGATTGGCGCCCATGCTTGCTGCCGCGCGAACCAAACTGCGATCAAAACCGACCAATGTTGCTGTCACCGTGATGATGACAAACGGTGTGCCAAGCGCTGCGTGCGCCATCACGACGCCCCAATATGTTCCCTGCAGGCCGATCCGGGAATAGAAGAAGTACATGCCGGCCGCGGAAATGATCAGCGGCACGATCATTGGAGAGATCAGGATCGCCATGATCGCAGACTTGTAGGGCACATGGCTTTGAGACAACCCGATGGCAGCCAGTGTGCCGAAACCCGTTGCCAGAATGGTCGCCACGGGGGCAATCAGGACCGAGTTGGTCAATGCCTGTTGCCAATCGGGATTGGTGAAGAAGTCGTTGTAATGTTTGAAGGAGTAACCTTCCGGACTGAGGGCGAGCATCTCCTTCGTAAAGGTGAAGAAATCCTGCGCATTGAAGCTCAGTGGCAGGATCACCAGTATCGGAAAGATCAGAAAAAAGAAGATCAAGCCACAAAAGATACGGAAAGTATAAAACCACGTCCGCTGCAATGGGGACGCATAAGGGGGTAAAGCGCTCATATCCGTCTCCTATCCAAGTTTCACGTTATCAATGCCTACTATCCGGTCGTAAACCACGAACAGCACCATAACGGCGACCAGCAGCAACGTTCCAAGAGCAGCAGCCAAACCCCAGTTGAGGGATGAGGAGATGTGATAGGCAATCCGGTTGGAGATAAAGATACCCGAAGTGCCGCCCACAAGTTCTGGCGTGATGTAGTAGCCGATCGACAGAATGAAGACGAGAACCGCGCCCGCACCAATTCCGGGCACGGATTGCGGGAAGTAGACCCTCCAGAACGCCGTCCAATCGTTGGCGCCGAGGCTTTTGGCCGCCCGCACGTAGGTCGGTGATATTGTCTTCATCACCGAGAAGAGCGGCAGGATCATAAAGGGCAGCAGGATATGTGTCATGGCGATGATCGTGCCGGTCTGGTTGTTAATCATCACCAGCCGGTTGGCATCCCCGATTATTCCAATCCAGACAAGGAAGTCATTGATCACCCCTTGTTGCTGAAGAAGCACTTTCCAGGCCGATGTGCGCACCAGCAGACTGGTCCAAAACGGCAAGAGCACAAGAATCATCAACAAATTGGACGTTCGAAGCGGCAGCGAGGCCAGCAAAAAGGCTATTGGATAGCCAAGCAACAAGCAGGACAGTGTAATGACGATGGACAGAAACAGGGTCCGCGCGAACAGGAACATATAGATCCGCTCGTCCGCTGGTTTCAGCTCAATACCATCAACGGTGCGGTGGGCGTCCACCGAGTTCAGGAAATATCCGTCGGTGTAGCGCG
This window of the Roseibium alexandrii DFL-11 genome carries:
- a CDS encoding fumarylacetoacetate hydrolase family protein — translated: MKLLRHGAPGAEKPGLLDKDGKIRDLTGIVPDIAGAVLSDAGLSALRGIDVEKLPEVTPGTRLGPCVAGTGKFICIGLNYADHAEEAGMDVPPEPIIFMKATSAICGPNDPTLLPRGSEKTDWEAELAVVIGKTAKYVNDADAMDHVAGYAVANDISERSYQIERSGQWTKGKSCDSFGPVGPWLVTRDEVADPQDLNMWLTVNGEKLQDGSTRTMVYSVAYLVSYLSRFMSLHPGDIISTGTPPGVGMGMKPPRYLMAGDVVELGIEGLGSQRQAVIAD
- a CDS encoding glutathione S-transferase family protein; this translates as MIKIHGRKTSANVQPVIWCLDELGVDYERLDVGGPFGGTDTPEFLGMNPLGLVPVLEEDGQAISEAVTILRYLMRRFGGHPSDPMAAAQIEKWADMSRQHIYVPLIPTIFIQMVRVTAEDRNGAAVAQAEAALKQAMAIFEANIKGPFFGGDALNLVDYQVGGLLYRYYELDFDRADLPQLKAYYDRLCERKAYQENIMIDFSAMKVPGA
- a CDS encoding M24 family metallopeptidase produces the protein MNDDMIRIYEMNNGEKAFSPFSPQEMDRRQAQLRTLMEDREIDACLFTSYHNICYYSGFLYCYFGRKYGLLVTQDKATTIAAGIDGGQPWRRTHGDTVIYTDWRRDNYFHAIQSLLGLPNASVRRVGIEFDHVSLDLLKQLEAALPGVELVDIAADAMSQRTIKSAEEHVLIREGARICDVGGAALVDAVQAGVTEHEVAIASTNAMIREIAKSFPFVELMDTWTWFQSGINTDGAHNPVTNKVVEAGDILSLNCFPMIFGYYAALERTLFCEHASDDHLKLWEVNCHVHREGLRLIKPGARCRDIAAELNDIYRSHDLLKYRSFGYGHSFGVLSHYYGREASVELREDVDTVLEPGMVVSMEPMIMIPEGEPGAGGYREHDILIVTEDGAENITGFPFGPEHNIIPKR
- a CDS encoding ABC transporter permease; translation: MSALPPYASPLQRTWFYTFRIFCGLIFFFLIFPILVILPLSFNAQDFFTFTKEMLALSPEGYSFKHYNDFFTNPDWQQALTNSVLIAPVATILATGFGTLAAIGLSQSHVPYKSAIMAILISPMIVPLIISAAGMYFFYSRIGLQGTYWGVVMAHAALGTPFVIITVTATLVGFDRSLVRAAASMGANPVTTFFKVQMPLIVPGVVSGALFAFITSFDEVVVVLFLGSAGQKTLPWQMFTGLREQISPTILAVASLMVAISIALLTVLELLRRRSERLRGLTPG
- a CDS encoding ABC transporter permease; the encoded protein is MSDTTAGEVLTTQDGKPLKAALAKALRREKLRSLALIAPLLVFILITFVAPIVDMLFRSVENGIVADTLPRTVIALQEWDPNSGQIPDETVFAALYGDLLVAVDKKTHTRLGSRLNYEESGISSLFRKTGRRIKRMDEDSAFQAQFIDADKKWGQVETWQVLQQFSPRYTDGYFLNSVDAHRTVDGIELKPADERIYMFLFARTLFLSIVITLSCLLLGYPIAFLLASLPLRTSNLLMILVLLPFWTSLLVRTSAWKVLLQQQGVINDFLVWIGIIGDANRLVMINNQTGTIIAMTHILLPFMILPLFSVMKTISPTYVRAAKSLGANDWTAFWRVYFPQSVPGIGAGAVLVFILSIGYYITPELVGGTSGIFISNRIAYHISSSLNWGLAAALGTLLLVAVMVLFVVYDRIVGIDNVKLG